The proteins below come from a single Malus sylvestris chromosome 3, drMalSylv7.2, whole genome shotgun sequence genomic window:
- the LOC126615176 gene encoding licodione synthase-like — translation MAVLELLFLFSFLLTIPLLLRPVFVSKSETLLPPSPLALPIIGHFYLLGPLLHRSFYKLSLQFGPLFSLRLGSVPCIVVTSPEIAKEFLKTHELSFISRAQTIAIERLTYNYSTPGFAPYGPYYKLIKKLSVNEFLSNRNVSNFASIRTQEYLSLLRLLAKKAESGEAINLTEELPRNFNNVIAKMMLGNSKGSSAEGRDEEARLVAREVTRIFGEFNLSDFVWFCKKLDLQGFGKRIENTHRRYDALMEKVISEREELRKKNMKNGGGNVEEEMVLKDFLDVLLDLLEKGSGEIEGVKFTRVHIKALIMGFFTAGTDATAILMEWALAELINHPKVLKKVREEIDQAVGNKRLLVESDGPNLPYIQAVIKEACRLHPPVSVVTRKCVEKCKFGKYVIPENTMLFVNVWGIGRDPKYWENPLDFQPERFLSPPLSGGRDGTSALDVRGQHFELLPFGSGRRICPGVNLVMQMLPSLLGAMVQCFDWKVIGPQQKKMNGNDLILEMDERPGMTTPRAHDLVCIPVARLNLLDVLDP, via the exons ATGGCAGTCCTCGagctcctcttcctcttctcttttctcttgaCCATCCCTCTTCTTCTCCGTCCAGTCTTTGTCTCCAAATCCGAAACCCTACTCCCTCCAAGCCCCTTAGCCCTACCCATCATCGGCCACTTCTACCTCCTCGGTCCTCTCCTCCACCGATCTTTCTACAAACTCTCCCTGCAGTTTGGCCCCTTATTCTCTCTCCGTCTTGGCTCCGTCCCATGCATTGTGGTTACCTCGCCAGAGATTGCAAAAGAGTTCCTCAAAACCCACGAGCTGTCCTTCATATCCCGTGCTCAAACCATCGCCATCGAACGCCTGACCTACAATTACTCTACCCCAGGATTTGCACCCTACGGGCCTTATTATAAATTGATCAAGAAGCTCAGCGTTAATGAGTTCCTAAGCAATCGTAATGTCAGCAACTTTGCTTCGATTCGAACCCAAGAGTACCTAAGTCTTTTGAGGCTCTTGGCCAAGAAAGCTGAGAGTGGTGAAGCTATCAATCTCACCGAGGAGTTACCAAGGAATTTCAACAATGTGATCGCAAAAATGATGTTGGGGAATTCTAAGGGGTCTAGTGCGGAAGGCAGAGATGAGGAGGCTAGGCTTGTGGCGAGAGAGGTAACAAGGATTTTTGGGGAGTTTAATTTGTCcgattttgtttggttttgcaaGAAGTTGGATTTGCAGGGATTTGGGAAGAGAATTGAAAACACTCATAGGAGATACGACGCGTTGATGGAGAAGGTTATTTCAGAACGTGAAGAACTGAGgaagaaaaacatgaaaaatggAGGAGGCAATGTTGAAGAGGAGATGGTGTTGAAGGATTTTCTTGATGTTTTGCTTGATTTGTTGGAAAAAGGGAGTGGTGAGATTGAGGGTGTCAAATTTACCAGAGTTCACATCAAGGCTTTAATCATG GGTTTCTTCACTGCAGGTACAGATGCAACCGCCATTTTAATGGAGTGGGCGCTGGCAGAGCTCATCAACCATCCAAAGGTGCTCAAGAAAGTAAGGGAGGAGATTGATCAAGCCGTGGGGAACAAACGACTACTCGTAGAATCCGACGGTCCAAACCTTCCATACATCCAAGCCGTCATAAAAGAAGCATGTAGGCTACACCCACCAGTGTCTGTGGTCACAAGAAAATGTGTAGAAAAATGTAAATTTGGAAAATATGTGATCCCAGAAAACACAATGCTATTTGTGAATGTTTGGGGCATTGGAAGGGACCCGAAGTACTGGGAAAATCCTTTGGACTTTCAACCTGAAAGATTCTTGTCACCACCACTCAGTGGAGGAAGAGATGGAACGAGTGCATTAGATGTTAGGGGGCAACATTTTGAGCTGCTTCCGTTTGGGTCTGGGAGGAGGATATGCCCTGGTGTGAACTTGGTCATGCAAATGCTGCCAAGCCTACTTGGTGCTATGGTTCAATGCTTTGATTGGAAAGTTATAGGACCACAGCAGAAGAAAATGAACGGTAACGATCTTATTCTTGAAATGGATGAACGGCCAGGAATGACAACTCCTCGAGCCCATGATCTAGTTTGTATTCCAGTGGCACGTCTCAACCTACTTGATGTCCTTGACCCGTAA